Proteins from a genomic interval of Callospermophilus lateralis isolate mCalLat2 chromosome 1, mCalLat2.hap1, whole genome shotgun sequence:
- the Pxmp2 gene encoding peroxisomal membrane protein 2 isoform X2, whose product MIEKKRKKEDSQNLDISGPLRYAVYGFFITGPLSHYFYLLMDHWIPPGAPWAGIRRLLLDRLVFAPAFLLLFFLVMNLLEGKDAETLATKMRSGFWPALRMNWRVWTPLQFVNINYVPLQFRVLFANLAALVWYVYLASLG is encoded by the exons ATGATtgagaagaagaggaaaaaagaagacTCTCAAAATCTGGACATCAGTGGGCCTCTCAGATATGCAGTTTATGG GTTCTTTATCACAGGCCCGCTGAGCCACTACTTCTACCTGCTCATGGACCACTGGATCCCTCCCGGGGCGCCCTGGGCAGGCATCAGGAGGCTCCTCTTGGACCGCCTGGTCTTCGCACCTGCCTTCCTGCTGCTGTTCTTCCTCGTCATGAACCTGCTGGAG GGAAAGGATGCTGAGACCTTAGCCACCAAGATGAGGAGTGGCTTCTGGCCTGCCCTGAGGATGAACTGgcgagtatggacacccctgcagtTTGTCAACATCAACTATGTGCCCCTGCAG TTCCGGGTGCTCTTTGCCAACCTGGCGGCTCTGGTATGGTACGTCTATCTGGCCTCTCTGGGGTAG
- the Pxmp2 gene encoding peroxisomal membrane protein 2 isoform X1 codes for MAPVASRLRSEAALGSLPRRALTQYLLLLRLYPVLTKAASSGALLALGNVLAQMIEKKRKKEDSQNLDISGPLRYAVYGFFITGPLSHYFYLLMDHWIPPGAPWAGIRRLLLDRLVFAPAFLLLFFLVMNLLEGKDAETLATKMRSGFWPALRMNWRVWTPLQFVNINYVPLQFRVLFANLAALVWYVYLASLG; via the exons ATGGCGCCTGTGGCGTCCAGGCTGCGGTCCGAGGCCGCGCTCGGGTCGCTCCCTCGGCGCGCGCTCACCCAGTACCTGCTGTTGCTGCGGCTCTACCCGGTGCTCACCAAGGCGGCCAGCAG TGGCGCTCTGTTGGCACTTGGCAATGTCCTGGCCCAGATGATtgagaagaagaggaaaaaagaagacTCTCAAAATCTGGACATCAGTGGGCCTCTCAGATATGCAGTTTATGG GTTCTTTATCACAGGCCCGCTGAGCCACTACTTCTACCTGCTCATGGACCACTGGATCCCTCCCGGGGCGCCCTGGGCAGGCATCAGGAGGCTCCTCTTGGACCGCCTGGTCTTCGCACCTGCCTTCCTGCTGCTGTTCTTCCTCGTCATGAACCTGCTGGAG GGAAAGGATGCTGAGACCTTAGCCACCAAGATGAGGAGTGGCTTCTGGCCTGCCCTGAGGATGAACTGgcgagtatggacacccctgcagtTTGTCAACATCAACTATGTGCCCCTGCAG TTCCGGGTGCTCTTTGCCAACCTGGCGGCTCTGGTATGGTACGTCTATCTGGCCTCTCTGGGGTAG